The Salarias fasciatus chromosome 11, fSalaFa1.1, whole genome shotgun sequence genomic interval TATttgcaggtttttaaaaaaaatcctgaaatgcCGACTTCGGTTTCCCTCAAGCTAAgatccttccccccccccccccccccccccgcatgTTTCACGATGATATTCCATATCTGTAGATTAAAGTGGACTCATAGGGGAAATTTATCTTTCACCCTGGAGACCACTAATCTTTTCTGCTTGTCAGCATCGTCTGAGCTGCAGCAAACAGTGTCTCAGCTTAATAAAGTTAAGagaattaatcatttttttattgattaatCCATCCACCTATTTTCCGTCCCTTTATGCGCCCCGGCTTCCATTTAATTTATTGAACTGTCCTGCTGTGACGTATGGAAATGAATGTGATTATCTTAGCCATTTTGTCCCAACTGGATTTCTATTACTGGTGCGTCGTAAAAAACCGGAATTAAATTGTGATATTAAAAGGACCCTGGAACATGTTTAATTTTACATCTGCAGACATTGCAGAAACCCTGACAGGGCTCTGCAGCCGCACGGAGAGGCCTGACCTCTTTCCTTAAAGGCTTTTCGTGGGATTTCTGCGTTTTGAGTGTGTCACGCTTGTGCCTTTCTGTCCACTCCCGCCTCCCCCAGGTGTACATGTACCAGCTGTTCCGCAGTCTGGCTTATATCCATTCCCAGGGCGTGTGTCACAGAGACATCAAGCCTCAGAACCTCCTGGTGGACCCAGAGTCGGCCATCCTCAAACTCTGCGACTTTGGCAGGTCAGTGACGGACGCTGCCGGCGGACTCGTCTGTCTTTTTCACCTCATGTCGATCATGTcttgatttttcagtttttttgtttttttcattcatctaaTCAATTTGAcaattgctttttttgtttgttttgtttgggatGCTCCAGTGCGAAGCAGCTAGTTCGGGGGGAGCCCAACGTGTCCTATATCTGCTCGCGGTACTACCGTGCCCCGGAGCTCATATTTGGCGCCACCGACTACACGTCCAACATCGACATCTGGTCAGCCGGGTGCGTCctggccgagctgctgctgggccagCCCATCTTCCCCGGGGACAGCGGCGTCGACCAGCTAGTAGAGATCATCAAGGTACAGAAGAGACGCCGTGAAAGACCTCTGCGGGTTCCGATGCGTTGTGAACGGGCACAGCAGTGTCGCACGTGGAGAAATTCCAACCCCGTCTTCTGCTCCGGCAGGTTTTGGGGACACCAACGAGGGAGCAGATCCGGGAGATGAACCCGAACTACACAGAGTTCAAATTTCCACAGATCAAAGCACACCCTTGGACAAAGGTACGCTCCTGTTACCAGACGATGATTATGCCACACAGCAAGTGTGAGGATTCGGTTCTGGGCACCAGGAGCCTGCTTTAATCAGAATCTGACAGGTTGAAATatgaaattcagatttttcttcttcttcctgacAGGATTGAAGTAGTTTCATGCGTTTTCATTCCTGCCAGGTGTTTAAGCCCCGCACCCCACCGGAGGCCATCGCCCTCTGCTCTCGACTGCTGGAATACACTCCGGTCACCAGGCTGTCGCCGCTGGAGGCGTGCGCGCACGCCTTCTTCGACGAGCTCCGCCAGCCCAACACCCGTCTGCCCAGCGGGCGAGAACTGCCGCTCCTCTTCAATTTCAGTCCCGTCGgtcagttcctcctcctccaccgtcaTTCTCTTTAATCACATGCGTTTGTCGTTTTTCCGGTGCCGGTTTACCTTCCATGAATTCAGAGGTTTTCTGAAAGAAGCCCATCTTCCAGTGTGTTTAATCCTCGACACTGCCCAGTTTAAGATGTAAAAACCCGCTGCTGGTGTCAGATGATGAACTGAGCCTTCTGTCTGCCTGTTGTGCTCTCAGAGCTGTCCATCCAGCCCCAGTTGAACTCCACGCTCATTCCTCCTCATGCCCGTGCACAGACATCGCCTGCCTCACATGGTACGTACGGCGCCATCAGCGATCCTCTTCTTATTTATCATTGTAATACTGCTGGGACCTTGTGAAGGGGTCCTCGGCTAATGTGCCACAGTCAGCagaaaataatttgaaaatgtGAGTTACTGACTCCctaaaaatgtgtgattttgaaTAGAATTGTAGAAATGTGCTCATTAATTCAAAGCTATATGCGCTAAAGATATTTACGAACCGGTCGGAGATGTGTTTACGGACTTTTAGAAGATGAAACCATTTGAAATGAAGGGAGCTCGAGTGCTTCACATATATTAATATGGATTAGTGTGAAGGTTGAATTCAATATATTTGCAACAAGTAGCTCTTGAAATTACTCAGTCGCTCTGAAGTAGCTCTCAGTTTGAAAAAGGTGTGTGATCCCTGCTCTGATGCAGCAGTGACTCCTCACTCATAATCTCATTGCGTCAGCCCTGCCTTGATATTGGCCTCCGTCAAATTCAGCCTTGGATATATGGTGATGACCGGAGCCAGAGGTGCTCGTTGAAACACGTCTGAGGTGAAGGTGGTGGCTAACCGCTGTGCTTCCTCTCTCCCCCTGCAGAGGGCGGCGTGTCAGACAGTACCGCCCAGCCCAACTCAGCACCTGGATCCATCAGCAACAGCACCTGAGCGTCCATCCCTCCGTCACCGTTTCAGTTTCGTTCTCCCGgtttttccatttctctcctctctgctcctcttccctctcAACCATCCTCCCGGCTCCAAACCCTTAAAATAGAAAGAGAAAATTacctgacaccccccccccacacacacacacatacacacacaggcacgaagacACAGCATCGCAGTTTCCCCTGAATGTAATCCACTTTTTCTAAAAAGGAGAAGCAACCCCGCCGCTGCCCGACTCCGGAGGCCGCCGGTTGCTTTAAGGACATTTAGGTTGCTGTGTTTGGGTTGATTATAAGCAGCAGTTTTCAGTCCGCGGCGGTCCCAGATCGTCTGGAACAGATTATAAAGAGAAGAGGAACGTGATACATgtaatgtggatttttttttttttttctgttgtataAGAATATAAGACTTTTATCctttttaagtttgtttttattttgcatcaGCTGTTTTTAACGCGTGGCCCGCGGCGCCGTCGATCGGGCTCCCGATTGGCTGTGGAGTGGAGACGAAGGACActctgtgtaaaaaaaaaaaggccagatTGAAAATGACAATCAACCTCAGTAGAgtccaaaaaaagagagaggggaaaaaaaaaaaaaaagaaatagggGTGCACTTGTACTGTACATAGTGTTGGATTGTACAGCCCACCATGAACTCTACTCAAGTTGTCGGTTTACCAGATCCAGCGGTGAACAGAGgtggatttttggttttttttttttaacatcccACTTTGATACCATCAGAGGctcagttttgttgttttttttttttgttttgttttttgtccacGTCATTTTAGATAAAAGCTTTTAAATTTTATCACACAGCCTCGTCCTGTGTTGGTCCCTcgactgcctttttttttttttttttttttttttttttttttttttttatgtgaacgAGGGGGAGCTCTGTCCCAGCGGAGCGTGCTTCTTCCGTTTCGTCATCATAAGCTTCACCAGGCGTTCTCATGTTAGTATTGCACACGGCGGAAGGGAAGCGGAGGGGAGCAGGAGGCGGGGGGCGGCGGCTTGAGGTGTTGGTGCGGGGCTCCGGTCGCACCCAGCCTCGGCGTGAAGTCGCTTTCATCGATTATGTCACTTTACAGCGTTAACCTTTCACATCGGCTCGATCATGttgggggggaggaaaaaaaaatggctgccGGGTGGGGGGACAGAGGAGCGGCGGGACTGTTTTCACTCGACTTCCTCTCGTGTTCCTCACGTCCTGGAGCCTCCGCGCTCAGCTAACCCCGTCAGCATGGACTGCTTCAACGCCCCTCCGGTACCCAGACGTGCATGGTCCAGTGCGAGTCGAGCACGGTGCGTTACCCGTCAATAATCGGACCGCGAATGACATGCAGACCCCCCCATCCCACCCACCCCCCCGAAACCCCACAGCTTTTGGAGCCTCCCCTCCCGtccctcctcatcttcatcccTCTGCCTTCTGCTTCCCTCtcttcccccccacccctttttttttttccactgctaaACTGTAAATATCATGtaccttttattttattttgttattattgttattatattGTTGttcttgtaattttttttttttttttttttttttctctagtAGACCGGCGCAGCAGCGGCCGGGCTGTTTATCCTCAGTCGCAGTCTGTAAATATGATTTCATTTCAGTCCCTGGTTCAAGGGgggaaaacagaacaaaatgtttcatttttaattctcTCTCCCGTCATTTCTCTCTTCACGGCTTTTCCCTCGTCCCCCATGATGATTTGATTGTTGtcaactgttttatttattgtattgtGCTTTTTAGAGGGGTGGGGGAtcgttttggattttttttttctttttttcatcacgATAGTAAAattaagggatttttttttttcttcacattttctaGTCCAGCCATGTCACATGCTAAACACTTTCACATCCAAGATACTGTATTCAGATCCAGGTGTTGGCGTGTTTTGGGgggtttactttttttttttttttttttttttttttccatcagtggTCTTATATGTTTGCAGGTGCACGTGTTAGCCAACAGGTGGAACAGTTCTCCATTTAACTTCAATGTGAAGGGAATGTTACAAACCTCTGGATCTGTGGGGTCGCGGCGTTCGGGGCGGAGCACGGATCacctttgtttgtgtgtatgtgtggtgtgcgcgtgtgtgtgtgtgtgtgtgtgtgtgtctggagggaAGGGGGAAATGCATCCGTCTGTCAACACAGTTCATCTCCTTTATCCTGTTCTGGATTTGCTGTCCGTGTGTCGTGCGAGAGCAGCGGGTCTCACCCGGCCGGCGGGTTTCTAAGGCTTCACAGATGCCGAGTCTCTTGAGCACAGCTGCAGGgaatgtatgtgtgtctgtgtatgtgccGACAGAACGTGAACACGATTCTCCTTTAATGTACTTTTATCATCTTCTGATCACTTTTTGTTTCTAATTTGCTGTGACTCTGCTCTTTTATCTCACGGCGCTCCAGAAAGGTCACGGTgagatcattttaatgttttttgcttttaagaAGCTGTTGGCGTTACTTTACAGTACCTTTACTTCCCTCCGAACCCCTTGTAGTAGAGTTAATAGGCTGCTGCCGACTTCTGAGGCAAAGATCTGGATTAGCAAAGGAAATGAGACGCCCGCTCTCCAGTGGGCTCAGTTGTTACAAATGTGGCCGTTTCACGCCGGAAACTCTTACTTGTCATTAACACTATACGTGCAACCTTTATGTACCTGCAATAATGTCTTTATTTCGTGTTCTCTGAGGGTTTAAGTGAAGCGGGTTGAGTTTGTAACAGCTGGACACGTCCGCCGGCCCTCGGAACAGCGCCGATTCGTCCAGCCGCAGCTGCTCGCTGCCGCAGATCGGCCCGCAAAGTGGAGTAACGAGCACTTAAAGACTTGATGGAAAGCGTCACATCAGCTCTTCCGTCATTACAGGCCGCAGAGTGTCGGGCTCAGGAGGGAGAAACGTACTGTGAAGCAACGCaaagtgttttttgtatttcttattTTAACGATCTGACCATGACCTCTTGCGGGCGCCGTGCCGTcacccccccctctctctgagGGGGAAAACGTGTAAAAACAGAAGAGCTGGATAaaggagatgaagagagagatggagggagaaagACCCGTTTTTGTTTGTTGGTATAAATAATTAAACTCATTAATAAAGTGATGAAACTGTTCCGTGTGTCCAGTTACTGAACAGATTGAAGTTTTGGAGTCGCAGCTTGTTTGTCATGTTCGTCCCGTCGATTCGacagaaaatacaaatgttACCTGAAGCTTCTCACACAGAGCATGAAAGACAAAGCATCAAGCACATGATCAAAGTTGTCCCTCCTGTTGCtgcttcaaattaaaacactatgttttgcattattcattcatccagGCTTTGACTCGGGCTCAGCAGTGGTTTTTTTTGAGCCTGTACATTTAAAGAAACATCCAGGCTTTTCCAATTAAACAAACAATAGGGGGGAAACTTGtaaaatgtgatgaaagtgagatttcagtttgaaatgtttgttttattttctgacagAGGATCTAAAGTTGACCTGCAGTATACGCAACTCTGATTAGGAATATCTTAACTGAGGAAACGGAACCGTTGTTCTTAGCCAGTGTCTGTTCGGCCACAGCAGGTCCTCTTGCACCTTCCACCCGGGCAGGTTTGTCAAATGCCCTCCAAAAGCTGACAAGATGCATCTACGAGTCTTGATTTACAATTCAAGACTTGTAGATTGTTCTGTTTGCGGAACATAGAAATTCTTGGCTTTCCATAATTTCCACAATAGGAAAGAAACGGAATTTAATCCCAGAGTGAAAAatagctttttgttttgtgagcAGAATAATTCATGAAGATTGAGGAAAGCTGATCAACAGAAACAAGAAAGTGactttgaaacaaacaaaaaaaaaaacatctttgcaAAGCGAACAATTGAAAATGAGCTTTCACACTCAATCACACTGTTTGCAGAAATCAAATCCTTGtatttgtttacatgtttctAAGTTTTTCGTGCGCACGTTTCCCAGCAGAACGAACAGTCAAGGCAAAAAAATATTGATGTGGAATTAAGAGTTTTCACAGAGACGTTTTTCTGTtgattgaaataaaaagaaaaagctatgTGTTCATCTTATGGAGATTGTCGCTGCGTTCACAGAATAGAATGAGTCACTCTCACCAGATGAAAGACATGCAAGAAGAAAGAACTGCTTTTTATGAAGAGATGTATTGATATTGAGCACAACAGAAAAGACAGCACCacatcagtgtgttcagctgtgagtttttttttttttttttaatgtgcagaaTATTAGACTGTTGCTTCGTGGGTATGAGTCACAGGAAGCGTTTTTCCTCGTCATGTGGGGAAAGCGTTTAATGACAGGATTAATGAAAATAAGCCGCGGCTGTGCTTGGCGGCGGAGTCGGCGAACTCTTGAAAGACCACTTGAATAATGATGGAATCAGAacggttgtcatggaaaccacgCTGCTGCAAATGTCACAGACAAAGTTTTCGACCTTGACTGATGAAATCTTGTGGCGCCGCGTTGCGAGCGACGGCTCGCCGGCTGCGAGCACACATTCGGTCCTGTCGGCGTTGTTTTCTGGAGCCGGGTCTCGCTCAGCTGGCGACGAACCGTCACTGAGAGTTCTGCTCTCCGGGTTCGTCACTTAAAGAGCCTTCGACGTGCGTCTCAGACACATCTGCTTCGCTCTTCCCCACACTGCTGTCTGAGACGTTTCATTTTGCAGCAGGAGCCTGCTGCGAAAGAAGAGCAGGATTTAATGAAGTCTCGGGGTGTCCATGAACTTTCTTCTCTTGTCTCTCTCCACGTCCAGTTGAAAATATTGATGGACTCCGGCAGAACCCTTGCTGCCAGGTGCCTGACTAAATTTTCCTGGTTATCTTTACCTCCCGGCCCTCAGGCCCACCGCCGATAAATTAATGCTTCGTCCTTGTATGGCACGGCCCAGTCCGTGATCTCGCTTCATAAACTCAGGCCTCACTTTGACATTGATGTGAAATTAGAACGTGTGAAGGATTTTACACGATGCCGACACGTATACTGAATAGATTTTTGTAATTCTGGAGGCAGTTTTTGTCCTCCATCATCCATATAGCAGCATATTCAGAGGCAGTTTTAAACAAGATGGATGGAAGAGTGATAGCTCTCACCTTGTATTATTGCCTGAGGGCTAAACAGTGGGGTAGTGTCCCTGTGAGCCTTTCAgagtagagtttgcatgttctttcatTGCATAATTATGTTTTCTGTGgactctgttttcctctcacagtcaaAAATCCTGCATTTCAGGGTAATGTGGGAATCCGAAGAGtcggtgtgagtgtgagcgtgtgaCCTGTTGAAGGTGAACTCTGCCCACGATGCCGGCACCGTGACTCTAAACTGGACAAAGCTGGAATATGACGAGCTCAGCATCGGCTGCACGGAGCGGAAAGGGTGAAAAATAGGCTCAAAGGCAGGAAGGTGTTCAAAAAAGaattcaaaatgatttaatcTAATCAGATCCATAAGTAAGGAACTTCATACActggtttattttaatttctttcaattaaaaatacTTCAGAAACCCATAAAAAATAGAATGCTACAGCAGCATTGTTAAAGTCTTCTGTTTGAATTatcaaaaaaatgcagtttggcTATACTGGCTTGGAGATCGTCACAAATGATATtgactttaaagaaaacagGGCGATCAGTAAACAAAATGATTTctctttaattcatttattcatttatatattttcGTACAGTCATATGAATATGTATTTGTGTTGCACATAGGGTTTGATTGGTTGTTGCAGTTTGGCGGTTTGTATTCTCCCGTCAGAGTCAGAATACTCCCAGTTCAATTCTGGGTTCTGATTTTCAAACTGCTTCTTCCCACACTGTGAGTTCAAGCATTTGGGTTACCTGACTTGTTCAGCTGTTGGCCACAGGTGGGAATCAGCGCTTTGAGACCCAGTTACTGAACCAAAGGCAGTAAAGTCCTGTTATCATTATCACCTTTACGTTTATCACAAATCTGCTAACTTTTCACAGAAGATGAAGGATCATTCTTAAAACAGTTAACAACCGTGGATGGATGTACATTTTTCTGATGCAATTTTTCTAAGCTCAGCCCATCAGTGATAGAATCTCAACAAAGCTTCCACAGCAGGCTCCATCTGGACCGTCAGAGTTATTAATCCTTGAGCACACAGCGCTGCTCCTGGAAGGTTTGAAGAGGAGAGATGTGGAGAAAATAACACGAGAAGATGCAAGTAAACAATCGATGCTGCGTGACTTTGCAGATTGGACGAGTGACCTGTGCCACTTTTTCTTGTGCAGAGCGACTGAACTCAATCTGCTGGGAATGTGATGATCAAACGCCGCCACTAAATGGCCCGTTAACAACATGATTGCTATTAACACTTGAGCACAAACTGGTACTCGGGAGAAAAAGCCCCACAAGAACACGCATGTAAACAATCGATGCCCGCGTGACgagtcatcctcctcctcctcctcctcctcctccaaaggACTGAACCGTAACCTTCAGTGAAAGGCATGTCTGCTCAGCCACAATCATCATGCTATGATATGTCAAGGTTGTCTGATGTTATTCCGTGCTGTGTTGCGCAGTTTGTGTGGAGCCCGAGTGGCCCCGGCCCCTCTGGCTGGATGCCCAGCCGGCTCTTTAATACCATTTGGAGTCAGGTTAAGcagtctggaggagctgctcatctTCCCTATCAGCCGATGGGGCGTGCAGGGTGCACTGTGTAATTCTGGGAAATGAGTGGAGTGGGCCAGTCTATGCTTCCTCTGACCTCTCGATATAATACATGATGTGGCAGAATCGAAATACACGATGAAGCTGGCTGTACTCACTCCGAGGAGGGTAAATTTGATAAGCGTTCAGCCATATAGTGTAGATTCAATAAAACCTCTGAGGGCTTTTCAGTGGAAGTTAAGCCATAAgagacagctgctgctgatgcttaACAGACAAATTCTGCTTTTAGTCTTTTAAGAGCCGCACTGACGAACCCTGAGGTGGCACGTTGAAGGCAGTTTGCGTGCCTGAGAAAAACAATTTGAGTGCTTAAAAGAATTGTACCAATTATAGCCCTGCAGATTCTGATCGATACAAACTGCAATGTGCGGTTCTGCTGTCATGCTCTGTCTGAGGTTTCTGCTCTTTCTccgctgttttttattttcctcctgctgcataGGAAAGTCAAGTGGTATTAGATGAGAGGCACTTGGACCCATTCAATCAGATTACTCCTCCCTGCTGCATATAAAGAGGTGGATGCCCTAAAATTGGCGCTTGGATCAAAAACCTGACACAATGTATGACAGCTAATAGACTAATATTTACTCTGAAAATTGATTTGGACACCTATGAGAGACTGTGGACTAAAGACTTAAGAGAGGTTAACTTGGACGAAAAAGAAATCTGAAGTATGAGTTCCAGTGGCATGCAGGTCGGTGTACCTCTTAACCTTTTCAGGGCTGCAGGTATTGGAGTTGATCTGAGCCTTGAGGCTCATTGCTGCTAATTCTACCTCAAACTCTTAGCCCAGAACTCAGGCCCTACCAGCCAGAACCCCATCCAGACACCAGACGGGCCCGAATCTGGCCCTAACCAGACACAACCTGGCTCTAACCCAACCACCATACCAGGAACGTGACAGGCTCCATCAGAGGAGAGCTGTCAAACCTTCACCACCCAACTTCCCAGAAATCCATAGGATGttgtaaatatacattttaccTGCACTCATCTATGTAATGTGTCTCAAGAATGGCACAAATGTAAGAGTGATGATAACATGTGTAATGTATGAATGTATTGTGCAGTAAGAATAAGAATACAAATTAATACAATTTGTATCACGTTACTTGtgcttttctctgtaaaactcTGTTATCATTAACCTAAAGATAAAAACCACCACGTCATGTTCTTGTCAGTACACTTTTACCTTTGTGGCAAGTTTTCTCAAAATCCCCATTTGTTCAGTGCTCTATTGATTATTCCATCATTCATCAACAGTAAGATATCTGCACGTGAGCCTGAACATGTTTTCTCCACCTTTGATTATCACATAGAAGGGTGATCCACAAACTGTAATTAGAGGTGGTGTAGCCTCACAGTGAGGATTTTGTATTTTGAAGTatgtctattctattctattctattttattctattctattctataagGTCTAAAATTCTACGATCTTTCATAACAGCATCACCAATAACAGCGTGTCTCAGTGACTGGGTTGCAGTGTAGCAGTGTGTCCGCTGCTACAAGgaaatatgtataaaaaaatcaatgctttcCTTGAAATTTTCACAAATTGCTTggtggattggagcctcttgtggcctgattttggcccacaggtcttatgtttgacaccccctgCTGTAAGCTTTCATAGCTGCatcactgacctttgacccgggTTTCAGTGTTGTGCAGTTCCTCCGAGTAACAAAACATGCACATGCTTTCTTTGCAACTCTCTTAGCTTACTAATTGGTTTTTGCTCACATCTCTGCCACCACAGTGTTGGACCATCTTCCCTGGTGTATAACATGCAGCCCCCGGCAGCCTGGGTCtgcctgctctctgctgctgccgcgcTTTCCTCTTACAAACTGCGAGTGTTATGTAAACCCGCACGCTATTGGCTGGTCAAGTGACcgctccagccaatcagagcgaggCTTCCAACATGCAGAAAAAACTGAAGTTGTCCTTTATCATGGAGCAGTAATGTCTGAAAGCGGTGAGTTTAGTTCAACAGTTTTTATTTAACTTACACGACTGTTACTTTCTCGGCCGGGCAGTAGACGTTGATTTATATTTATGTATGGAGGATTTCGACGGGGGGAGACAGCTAATGGTAACTTTTGGTCTGTCGCCGCCATTACACCACCGAAGAAGCGTAACCCGCCCTCCTTCTCGgggcatttcttcttcttcttctcctcggtTTCTTGGCGTATTCGGCGCAGGTCTAGGAGCTGAAGCAGGGGCTCGGTGACAAGCTAACGTGGCTCCGGCAACAGCTCCTCGGCAGTGTGACGGGTGCAGCTCTGTTAGCTTTCGAGCTAGCGTGCGGCTGGCTAAAGCACTCCCCGGACACGTTAGCCATGTTAGAAAGATGGCCATCGGTGCATGTTAGCGAGAGATCGGGGAGGGGGGAATCGGaggctagctgttagcatcgacCTGCTAACCGTGCAGCTATCAGCCTGCTAACTTGGCGTCACACTCCTTGAAAAAGGACAGAAGCTAATGTGGGTTTTACATCTAGTATTAGTT includes:
- the gsk3ab gene encoding glycogen synthase kinase 3 alpha b, translating into MSGSGRARTSSFAEPPGAPGSAAAGAGSAVAGGSSTGKTGASQASGSSSTSFGNLKLPRDSGKVTTVVATPGQGPDRPQEVSYTDIKVIGNGSFGVVYQARLIDSQEMVAIKKVLQDKRFKNRELQIMRKLDHCNIVRLRYFFYSSGEKKDEVYLNLVLDFVPETVYRVARHFNKAKTTIPIIYVKVYMYQLFRSLAYIHSQGVCHRDIKPQNLLVDPESAILKLCDFGSAKQLVRGEPNVSYICSRYYRAPELIFGATDYTSNIDIWSAGCVLAELLLGQPIFPGDSGVDQLVEIIKVLGTPTREQIREMNPNYTEFKFPQIKAHPWTKVFKPRTPPEAIALCSRLLEYTPVTRLSPLEACAHAFFDELRQPNTRLPSGRELPLLFNFSPVELSIQPQLNSTLIPPHARAQTSPASHEGGVSDSTAQPNSAPGSISNST